From the genome of Streptomyces ficellus:
CGTGGTCGGTGCCCACGACGTGGTCGTGGTAGTGCCAGTAACCGGCGCTGCCGGCGCGCCAGGTGCCGTCCTTGCGGCGGCCCGGGGCGTGGGTGCGCCAGGTGTAGGTGCGGGTGGCGCCGGGCTCCACGTGGCTCCGGTTCGCCCTCGTGCCGTCGCTGGCCACGTCGTAGTCGACACCGTGGACGTGCAGGCTGGCCGGGACGTCCATGGTGTTCTCGAACTCGATGTGCAGGGTGTCCCCTTCGTTGAGTTCGATCAGCGGGCCGGGGACGGTGGCCTTCCCCTTCTCCAGGCCGTAGCCCATCTGCCCGTCCGGCAACTTCTCCGCGTACAGCCTGAGATGGCGCACCTGTCCGCCGGCCGGAGCGGTCGGCGGCGGCGTCTCGGCCGATGCCGCGTCGGTCGCGGAGGCGAGCGACAACGATGTCACACCGGTCGCGGCAACCGCTCCCCCGGCCAGCAGGCGCCGGTTGAAGCTCCGTCGGTCCATGCCGAACTCCCCTGTGCGGTACGGATGCTGAGGGGCGAGGGCGCCCCGGGGACGGCCACACCGTAGCGGGGCGGCCGACGGTTTATCCACAGCCTGGACAAAGTTCGCGGGATTGGTGCCAGGCTATTGGCGTGCTGCGGAAAGAGGTCTAGCTTCGTCGTCGTTTGCTGTGACCACAGAGGGGTGGGTGAACACATGCACCGTGCACCACATCACCGGTCGAAATCCCGCCGCGGAGCGGCGGCGCTCGCCGTCGGAGCCCTGGCGGCCTCCCTGCTCGGCGGCACCGCGGCCACCGCGGAACCCAACCCCGGCGAGCCGGGCCCCGGCAGTCGGACAACGTTGTCGATCCCTTCACCGCCGGGTGGTGCCGATGTGCGGGTGCTGGTCTTCCACGCCTCGGCGGCGCCCGAGTCGCCGACCGTCGACGCCGGTATCGCCGCGATCGAGGCGATCGGCCGGTCCGGCCCGGACGCCCAGCGGTTCCGCACCGAGGCCACGGACGACGCCGCCGTCTTCACAGAGGCCCGCAGGCTCGGCCGGTACAACGCCGTGGTCTTCCTGACCGGCGCCGGCGACGTGCTCGACCCCGAGCAGGAGGCGGGCCTGGAGGCGTACATGGAGGCCGGCGGCGGGTTCCTCGGCGTCCACGACGCGGCCCGCACCGAGCCCTATTCGGACTGGTTCACCGGCCTCGTCGGCGCCCGGCCGGCCCCGGGCGCGGCCCCCGCCGTCCAGCGCGCCACCGTCGAGGTCGGCGACCGGCGGCATCCGGCCACGGAGAAGCTCCCGCTCACCTGGAAGCGCCCCGACCGGTGGCTCAACTGGGCGGTCAACCCGTCGGGCACCGTGCACACGGTCGCCCGGGTCAGGGAGAGCACCTACAAGCCGGGCCCCGGCGCCAACGGCTGGGACCACCCGGTCTCGTGGTGCCGTGACTACGACGGGGGCCGCTCCTTCTACACCGGCATGGGCGGTACGGCCGACTCGTTCGCCGAGACCGACTTCCGCGACCACCTGCGGGGCGCCCTGCTGTGGACGACGCGGCTCTCCCGGGCGGACTGCAAGGCCACCATCGACACCAACTACACGGCGGAACGGGTCACCAGGCCCAACCAGCCGGGCCAGAACGACCAGATCGGCGAGCCGCACGGCCTGGTGGCCGCCCCGGACGGCCGCGTCCTCTACATCGGGCGCGGCGGCGCCGACTCCTCCCGCCCGGTGGTGACCGACTGGAACGACCCGGACGTCGGCAAGGGCCGGGGCGAGGTCCACGTGTACGACCCGAGGACGAAACAGGTGCGGCTCGCGGGCGCGCTCACGGTCTTCGGCAACAAGGGCGGCGGGGACGAGCTGACGAAGAACGAGGAGGGGCTCCTCGGCATCGAGCTCGACCCCGGTTTCCTGACCAACGGCTGGGTGTACCTGCACTACACCCCGCATGCGCGGATCAACCGCGACACCCGCACGGCCGAGCGGTACGTGTCCCGGTTCACCCTCGACGCGGCCACCGGCAGGCTGGACATGGCGAGCGAGAAGGTGCTGCTCAAGTGGCCGGTGCAGATCCACAGTTGCTGCCACGCGGGCGGCGGCATGGCCTGGGACTCCGAGGAGAACCTGTACATCGCCACCGGTGACAACAACTCCAGCGGCTTCAGCTCGGGCTACTCGGGAAACAACCCGGAGCCCGACTTCAAGGGCGTCTCGTTCGCCGACGCCCGCCGCACCTCGGGCAACACCAACAACCTCAACGGCAAGATCCTCCGCATCCACCCGGAGGACGACGGGACGTACACGATCCCCGAGGGCAATCTGTTCACCGGCCGGGAGCCGGACGAGGGGGGCGGCAAGACGCGGGGCGAGATCTATGTGATGGGGGTGCGCAACCCGGCGCGGATCTTCGTCGACCAGCAGACCGACGTCCTGTACGCGGGGTGGGTCGGCCCCGACGCGGGCGAGCCGTCCACGACGTGGGGCCCGGCCAAGTACGACACGTTCGCCGCGATCACGAAGGCGGGCAACCACGGCTGGCCGTACTGCATGGGCAACAACCAGCCGTACCGCGACCGGAACCTGCCCGATCCGGGCAAGCCGCTGGGCTGGTACGACTGCGCCCACCCGAGGAACGAGTCGCCGAACAACGACGGTCTGGTCAACCTGCCTCCGGTCACGCCGAACACCATCTGGTACTCGCCGCAGGGCGGCGGGGTGGACTACCCGCGTGACGCGAACGGCGTGCCCAGCTACCGGCCGGCGGAGCAGAAGCTGCTGCTGCCGTGGCTGAAGGGCGGCGGCCAGGCCACCATGAACGGGCCGGTGTACCGCTTCGACGCGGCGTCGGACAGCACGGTCAAGTGGCCGGCGTACTGGGACGGCAAGTGGTTCGTCGGCGACTTCTACGACGGGGACCAGCCGCGGCACGCGGTGCTGACCGACCCGAGGACGGTCGGCAAGGGCGGTCTGCCGGTGCACGCCGAGTCCCTGAAGAAGATCATTCCGGTGGGGGCGAAGGGCATCCGCAACCTGATGGACTGGAAGTTCGCGCCGGACGGTTCGCTGTACGTCCTGGACTACGGGCGCGGGTTCTTCACGTCCGACTCCGCGTCCGCGCTCTGGCGCGTGACCTACCAGGGCGGTGAGCCGACGCCGGCCGCCGGCGCTCTCGCGAGGAAGGCGGCCGGACAGTGAGGGACCGTACCGTGATGAGCCGCCGCTTCCGGCTGTGGACGGCCGTGCTCGCGTCCGTGCTGATGGTCCTCGGGCTGACGTCGACCGCCGCCCACGGCCGGCCCGACAACGGCCCCGAGGGCGCGGCGGAGCAGGTGCTGACCTGGACCGCCGGTGACCCCATCGACCGCTATCTCACCTTCCCCGCGACCGCGGTGGCGGGCCCGACGACGATCGTCTTCGAGAACAGCGCGGCCACCGGCAACACCACCGGGATGCCGCACACGCTGACGTTCGACGTGTCGGACCCGGAGTACAACAACGACGTACCGCTGAACATCCTCGCCAATCCGGGCGACGACCAGGGCGGCAGGCACACCGCGCAGGTGACGCTGACGCCCGGGCGCTACCGCTTCCACTGCACCATCCCCGGTCACGGCGCGATGCAGGGCATCCTCACGGTCACGGAAGGGGGCGGCGGCGAGGACACCACGGCGCCCGAGACCGCCGCGAAGGTCGAGGGCGAGCGTGACGCGGACGGCGCGTACATCGGCCACGCCAACGTCACGGTGTCGGCGACCGACACGGGTGGCTCCGGTGTGGACCGGATCGAGTACGCACTCGGGGCGGACGGCGCCTGGCAGCCGTACACCGGCCCGGTGATGGTCCACCAGGTGGGCACCCACACGGTCCGCCACCGCGCCACGGACAAGGCGGGCAACACCTCCGCCGAGAAGGCCGTGGACTTCGCCGTCGTCGCCCCGCCGACGGACGACAAGGCCCCGCCGGAGACGTCGGCCACGGTCAGCGGCGAGAAGAACGAGCAGGGTGAGTACATCGACATGGCGACGGTCACCGTCACCGCGTCCGACACCGGCTCGGGCGTCAACACCATCGAGTACGCGCTCGGGACCGGCGCATGGCAGCCCTACACCGCCCCGGTGATGGTGCACCGGGCGGGCAGCCACACGGTCCGCTACCGGGCCACCGACCGGGCGGGGAACGCGGCGGCGGAGAAGTCGGTGACGTTCACCGTCGTCGTCCCGCCCGCCGAGGACACCACCCCGCCGGAGACCACGGCCACGGTCACGGGCGCCAAGAACTCGGACGGCGCCTTCGTCACCAGCGCCACCGTGACGATCGCGGCGGCCGACACCGGTGGCTCGGGCGTGGACAAGGTCGAGTACTCCCTGGACGGCGGGCCCTACCTGGCGTACGGGTCACCGGTCGTCGTGGACCGGGTGGGCCACCACACGGTGCTGCACCGGGCCACCGACAAGGCGGGCAACACCTCGGCGGCCGGACGGGTGAGCTTCGACGTCGCCCAGGGCGGCGGGGTCCCGGCACCCGGCTGCCCCGAGTACGACGAGCGGCTCACGGTCATCGTCGGCACCGTCGACAGCGGCGTACCGAACCGGATGACCCGCGGCCGGTGCACCGTGGGCGAGCTGATCGAGGACGAGAAGGACTGGTCGTCGCACGCGCTGTTCCTCAAGCACGTGGACACCGTGCTGGACAGGCTGCTCGCGGAAGGGGTGATCGACGCCCGGGAGCACCGGACGGTGTACCGGGCGGCCAGACAGTCCGGCATCGGCAAGCCGGGCCAGAACACCGGCTACCGCCCGCTGTTCGACGGCTCGGCGGCCTCCTTCGCCAGGTGGCAGCACGTGGGGGGCGGCTCGTTCGGCCTCAACGGGGACGGCTCGATGACCAGCGGCACCACGGTCCCGGGCATGGGCATGCTGTGGTTCCCGCAGCGGCGGTACGGGGACTTCTCGCTGAAGCTCCGGTGGCGTGACGACGCGCCGGGCACGGGCAACGCGAACTCCGGTGTCTTCGTCCGCTTCCCCGGTGTCCACGACCACCCGGAGGAGTCCCGGCCGGAGTGGGTCGCCATCAACTACGGGCACGAGGTGCAGGTCCTGGACCGGCCGGACGGCGACATGTACAAGACGGGTTCCGTCTACGGGTTCGACCGCTTGGGCCTGGGCGGCGCGGGCGTCACCCCGAAGGGCACCTGGAACGACTACGAGATCCGGGTGGAGGGCCAGCACTACTCGGTCTTCCGCAACGGGGTCCTGATCAACGAGTTCGACAACACGGGCGGCCAGGACTTCTCCCCGCCGCGCGCCGGCGACCCGGGCACGGACGGCCGGCGGTACGCGACCGGCTACATCGGCCTCCAGGTCCACGGCACGACGGATGTCATCTCCTACCGCGACATCCGGATCAAGGAGCTCTGACCGGTCTCACGGCATCCCGGCACCTGCCCGCCCGCGGAGGGCGCTCCGCGGGCGGGCAGGGCCGTTTCGCGGCAGGCGGGCTGAACGGACCCGTACGTCAGTCTGAACTTCACGACGCACGCCGCGTCGTCGTCCTCCCTTGGGCGTGGAGACGTTGAACGCCGGGCCGCGGCTGTCGGTGGACCAGCCCGTCTCGCCGCAGTACGCGACTGCGGGTAGGTCAGTCGGCCTTCTTGGC
Proteins encoded in this window:
- a CDS encoding ThuA domain-containing protein, whose translation is MHRAPHHRSKSRRGAAALAVGALAASLLGGTAATAEPNPGEPGPGSRTTLSIPSPPGGADVRVLVFHASAAPESPTVDAGIAAIEAIGRSGPDAQRFRTEATDDAAVFTEARRLGRYNAVVFLTGAGDVLDPEQEAGLEAYMEAGGGFLGVHDAARTEPYSDWFTGLVGARPAPGAAPAVQRATVEVGDRRHPATEKLPLTWKRPDRWLNWAVNPSGTVHTVARVRESTYKPGPGANGWDHPVSWCRDYDGGRSFYTGMGGTADSFAETDFRDHLRGALLWTTRLSRADCKATIDTNYTAERVTRPNQPGQNDQIGEPHGLVAAPDGRVLYIGRGGADSSRPVVTDWNDPDVGKGRGEVHVYDPRTKQVRLAGALTVFGNKGGGDELTKNEEGLLGIELDPGFLTNGWVYLHYTPHARINRDTRTAERYVSRFTLDAATGRLDMASEKVLLKWPVQIHSCCHAGGGMAWDSEENLYIATGDNNSSGFSSGYSGNNPEPDFKGVSFADARRTSGNTNNLNGKILRIHPEDDGTYTIPEGNLFTGREPDEGGGKTRGEIYVMGVRNPARIFVDQQTDVLYAGWVGPDAGEPSTTWGPAKYDTFAAITKAGNHGWPYCMGNNQPYRDRNLPDPGKPLGWYDCAHPRNESPNNDGLVNLPPVTPNTIWYSPQGGGVDYPRDANGVPSYRPAEQKLLLPWLKGGGQATMNGPVYRFDAASDSTVKWPAYWDGKWFVGDFYDGDQPRHAVLTDPRTVGKGGLPVHAESLKKIIPVGAKGIRNLMDWKFAPDGSLYVLDYGRGFFTSDSASALWRVTYQGGEPTPAAGALARKAAGQ
- a CDS encoding OmpL47-type beta-barrel domain-containing protein, translated to MSRRFRLWTAVLASVLMVLGLTSTAAHGRPDNGPEGAAEQVLTWTAGDPIDRYLTFPATAVAGPTTIVFENSAATGNTTGMPHTLTFDVSDPEYNNDVPLNILANPGDDQGGRHTAQVTLTPGRYRFHCTIPGHGAMQGILTVTEGGGGEDTTAPETAAKVEGERDADGAYIGHANVTVSATDTGGSGVDRIEYALGADGAWQPYTGPVMVHQVGTHTVRHRATDKAGNTSAEKAVDFAVVAPPTDDKAPPETSATVSGEKNEQGEYIDMATVTVTASDTGSGVNTIEYALGTGAWQPYTAPVMVHRAGSHTVRYRATDRAGNAAAEKSVTFTVVVPPAEDTTPPETTATVTGAKNSDGAFVTSATVTIAAADTGGSGVDKVEYSLDGGPYLAYGSPVVVDRVGHHTVLHRATDKAGNTSAAGRVSFDVAQGGGVPAPGCPEYDERLTVIVGTVDSGVPNRMTRGRCTVGELIEDEKDWSSHALFLKHVDTVLDRLLAEGVIDAREHRTVYRAARQSGIGKPGQNTGYRPLFDGSAASFARWQHVGGGSFGLNGDGSMTSGTTVPGMGMLWFPQRRYGDFSLKLRWRDDAPGTGNANSGVFVRFPGVHDHPEESRPEWVAINYGHEVQVLDRPDGDMYKTGSVYGFDRLGLGGAGVTPKGTWNDYEIRVEGQHYSVFRNGVLINEFDNTGGQDFSPPRAGDPGTDGRRYATGYIGLQVHGTTDVISYRDIRIKEL